The Marinilongibacter aquaticus genome has a window encoding:
- a CDS encoding ComEC/Rec2 family competence protein: MNVLIYLFKRYTHRPKLSYAAFFFLFLGFQSFGQNVQIGEKLPIWEKGYLDIHHINTGNGDACFMILPDGTKLLFDAGILDEKAFQKRNAPLKITSTIPDDSRTAAEWIAHYIETVSPKNLDKKIDYALISHFHSDHYGSFAELGRMVPFATIIDRDYPKYDFPLDLRTYLKKDEIFQDYLAFQKESGAKIEHLEVGSDSQIELKKEPKQYPEFKIRNIKSGARLWRGEGNETRELFAKEDMTNFYNGKYNENPLSLAIKISYGPFDYFTGGDNTGLKGFGLPAWFDVETAMSEVVGKVEVATLNHHGNRDATNEAFVEKVNPEVVVQQTWCSDHPGQEVYQRLIYHEKSQEPRDIFATHIHEETKVAYGPWFVKGYTSMDGHVVVRVKPGGESYWVYVLDESDMRVKSVHGPYACE, translated from the coding sequence ATGAATGTGTTAATTTATTTATTCAAAAGGTACACCCATAGGCCTAAGTTGAGTTATGCGGCCTTCTTTTTCCTGTTTTTGGGCTTTCAAAGTTTTGGGCAAAATGTGCAAATTGGTGAAAAATTGCCGATTTGGGAAAAGGGATATTTGGATATTCACCACATCAATACGGGGAATGGGGATGCCTGTTTCATGATTTTGCCCGACGGCACAAAACTGCTTTTTGATGCCGGAATTTTGGATGAAAAAGCCTTTCAAAAACGCAACGCTCCTTTGAAAATCACCTCGACAATTCCGGATGATTCCAGAACCGCAGCGGAATGGATTGCCCACTACATCGAAACCGTGAGCCCGAAGAATCTGGACAAAAAGATCGATTATGCCTTAATCTCGCATTTCCACAGCGACCATTACGGCAGTTTTGCGGAATTGGGCCGTATGGTACCTTTTGCCACGATTATCGACCGCGATTATCCGAAATATGACTTTCCTCTTGATTTGAGAACCTACTTGAAGAAGGATGAAATCTTTCAGGATTATTTGGCCTTCCAAAAAGAAAGCGGAGCCAAAATCGAACATTTGGAAGTAGGCAGCGATTCGCAAATCGAATTGAAAAAAGAACCGAAGCAGTATCCCGAATTTAAAATTAGAAACATCAAATCGGGTGCAAGGCTTTGGCGTGGTGAGGGAAACGAAACGCGTGAATTGTTTGCCAAAGAAGATATGACCAATTTCTACAATGGCAAATACAACGAAAACCCATTGAGTTTGGCGATTAAGATTTCTTATGGTCCTTTCGATTATTTCACGGGAGGCGACAATACAGGGTTGAAGGGCTTTGGTTTACCCGCTTGGTTTGATGTGGAAACGGCCATGAGCGAAGTGGTGGGCAAGGTAGAAGTGGCCACCCTGAATCATCATGGAAACCGCGATGCCACAAATGAAGCTTTTGTGGAGAAGGTGAACCCTGAGGTGGTGGTGCAGCAAACTTGGTGTTCGGATCACCCGGGACAAGAGGTTTACCAAAGGCTTATATATCATGAAAAAAGCCAAGAACCGCGAGATATTTTCGCCACGCATATTCACGAAGAAACCAAAGTAGCTTATGGGCCTTGGTTTGTAAAAGGGTATACTTCAATGGATGGCCATGTGGTGGTACGCGTAAAACCGGGTGGCGAAAGCTATTGGGTTTATGTGCTCGACGAAAGCGATATGCGAGTGAAATCTGTGCACGGGCCATACGCCTGTGAATGA
- a CDS encoding glycerophosphodiester phosphodiesterase family protein — translation MKKNGILFLGFLCFAQMLWAQNTSMRIQDLRANLDDSHNDQVIVVAHRGDWRNAPENSLQAIQNCIDMGVDMVEIDVQETKDGHLVLMHDSKIDRTTKAKGYVRDWTLDSLKTLYLIDGLGHVTPNRIPTLEEALEVCKGKILVNLDKSYSIFDKCYAVAKSTGTLDQVVIKGAKSYAEVKREFGQYLDKVYFMPIVRLKDENAEEIVNGYLEQSVPVAFEFTVPADTVALIQKFAEIREKGASVWVNSLWANQNGGHDDEKAVLDNKVYDWFIQNHIDIIQTDRPKILIDYLRKNGLHK, via the coding sequence ATGAAAAAGAACGGTATTTTATTCCTTGGTTTCCTGTGTTTTGCTCAAATGCTTTGGGCTCAAAACACGAGTATGCGAATTCAAGATTTGCGGGCCAATTTGGATGATTCGCACAACGATCAAGTCATTGTAGTGGCTCACCGAGGCGACTGGCGAAACGCACCCGAGAACTCATTGCAGGCCATTCAAAACTGCATCGACATGGGGGTGGATATGGTGGAAATTGATGTACAAGAAACCAAAGACGGGCATTTGGTGCTGATGCACGACAGTAAAATCGACCGCACCACAAAGGCAAAAGGTTATGTGCGAGATTGGACATTGGACAGTTTGAAGACCTTGTATTTGATAGACGGATTGGGGCATGTGACACCCAATCGCATTCCCACTTTGGAGGAAGCTTTGGAAGTGTGTAAAGGGAAAATCTTGGTCAATCTTGACAAAAGTTATTCGATTTTCGACAAATGTTATGCTGTAGCAAAAAGTACAGGTACGCTCGATCAGGTGGTGATTAAAGGGGCAAAATCTTATGCTGAAGTGAAAAGGGAGTTCGGGCAGTATCTGGATAAAGTGTATTTCATGCCGATCGTACGCTTAAAAGATGAAAATGCTGAAGAGATCGTTAACGGCTATTTGGAGCAGTCGGTGCCGGTAGCTTTTGAATTTACGGTGCCTGCGGATACGGTGGCTTTGATCCAGAAATTTGCCGAGATACGCGAAAAGGGAGCCAGCGTGTGGGTGAACTCTTTGTGGGCCAATCAGAATGGGGGGCACGACGACGAAAAGGCAGTTTTGGATAACAAGGTTTACGATTGGTTTATTCAAAACCACATTGACATAATTCAAACCGATAGACCGAAAATATTGATTGACTATTTGCGAAAAAATGGTTTACATAAATAG